One Chordicoccus furentiruminis DNA window includes the following coding sequences:
- the hemZ gene encoding coproporphyrinogen dehydrogenase HemZ, translating to MTIGIRLDRHDFLYDIHSLVKSFFPDDEVSIFTADDAEKCSRPWELLLDIRVPEGGERTAVKNALKREIYDTLTAYTGTALPWGTLSGIRPTKIPMKLLREGHTEESILRYLGETYLVSPEKAALALGVAETEKRLTDPLETGGQTYSLYVHVPFCPSICLYCTFSSSPVSAWRMRIGGYIDTVIREMLKRQEEILAAGGAPGPTTVYIGGGTPTALEPEELDRLLTAIDSIWDLEAAREYTVEAGRPDSITPEKLAVLKRHGVTRISVNPQTMNDRTLAYIGRCHTAEDTRRAFAMAREAGFDNINMDIILGLPGEEEEDVRRTLDAIRGMNPDSLTVHSLAIKRASRLMRKIREDRENDPHADYGSFDGLVFENSGRLMDLASGAAEAMGMEPYYLYRQKNMRGNLENTGFARPGCACLYNVLIMEEMQTIHAFGAGATTKFVYPDGRIERNVSPKDVTTYLARHR from the coding sequence TTGACAATCGGCATTCGACTGGACAGACATGATTTCCTGTATGATATTCACTCGCTGGTGAAGAGCTTCTTCCCGGACGACGAGGTCAGCATCTTCACCGCGGATGACGCGGAGAAATGCAGCCGCCCGTGGGAGCTTCTTCTTGATATCCGTGTGCCGGAGGGCGGGGAACGGACGGCGGTCAAAAATGCGCTGAAGAGGGAAATCTATGATACGCTGACAGCCTATACCGGCACGGCGCTTCCGTGGGGAACGCTCTCCGGGATCCGCCCGACCAAAATCCCGATGAAGCTGCTGCGGGAGGGACACACGGAGGAGTCCATTCTGCGCTATCTCGGCGAGACTTATCTTGTGTCTCCGGAGAAGGCCGCTCTTGCGCTCGGCGTGGCGGAGACGGAGAAGAGACTGACGGATCCGCTTGAGACCGGAGGACAGACATACAGTCTGTACGTGCATGTTCCGTTCTGTCCGTCCATTTGTCTTTACTGTACCTTTTCATCCAGCCCCGTTTCGGCGTGGCGTATGCGGATCGGCGGATATATTGACACCGTGATCCGCGAGATGCTTAAGCGGCAGGAGGAGATTCTCGCCGCGGGAGGCGCGCCGGGGCCGACCACGGTCTATATCGGCGGAGGTACGCCCACCGCTCTGGAGCCGGAGGAACTGGACCGGCTGCTCACGGCGATCGATTCGATCTGGGATCTGGAAGCAGCGAGGGAATACACGGTGGAAGCCGGACGTCCGGATTCCATCACACCGGAAAAGCTGGCTGTGCTGAAGCGTCACGGCGTGACAAGGATCAGCGTGAATCCCCAGACAATGAACGACCGGACGCTCGCCTATATCGGACGGTGCCATACGGCGGAAGATACGCGGCGCGCCTTCGCGATGGCGAGAGAGGCCGGCTTTGACAATATCAATATGGACATCATTCTCGGACTGCCGGGGGAAGAGGAAGAGGATGTCCGGCGCACGCTGGACGCGATCCGCGGGATGAATCCCGATTCTCTCACGGTTCATTCCCTTGCGATCAAGCGGGCCTCGCGGCTTATGCGGAAGATACGGGAGGACAGGGAGAACGATCCGCACGCGGATTACGGCAGCTTCGACGGTCTTGTCTTCGAAAATTCAGGGCGTCTGATGGATCTCGCCTCCGGCGCGGCGGAGGCGATGGGGATGGAACCCTATTACCTCTACCGTCAGAAGAACATGCGGGGCAATCTCGAAAATACCGGGTTTGCCCGTCCCGGCTGCGCCTGCCTTTACAATGTGCTCATCATGGAAGAGATGCAGACCATCCACGCGTTCGGTGCCGGAGCAACCACCAAGTTTGTTTATCCGGACGGCCGCATCGAACGGAACGTCAGTCCGAAGGATGTGACGACGTATCTCGCAAGACACCGGTGA
- a CDS encoding HlyC/CorC family transporter: MNTAFQFAILILLLLLSAFFSSSETALTTVNRIRMEALAQEGNRRAETVLRITDNRSKMLSTILIGNNIVNISATALSTSLAIRLFGNAAVSAATGILTVLVIIFGEIAPKNLAAVNAERLSLSFGGVILILMRLLTPVIFVVEKMARGVVRLFGVDPDAKPSMTETELRALVNASEEDGVIERDEKDMINNVVDLQDTVAREIMIPRIDMTEVPVTASYDELIDVFRRHHFTRMPVFEDKAENVVGVVNVKDLLLTDRDHFDIRRVLLKPYFTYETKNISDLLDEMRLNSLNLVIVLDEYGNASGMITMEDVLEEIVGDIHDEYSDRDAEEITVIQEGREYSCLGSADIDDVNKATGLEMESEDYDTIGGYVIEHSDDKLPKVGECIVLEDGTRLIVEAVRKNRIMRVHIFLADPAQQETADA; the protein is encoded by the coding sequence ATGAATACTGCATTCCAGTTCGCGATTCTGATCCTGCTTCTTCTGCTGTCCGCGTTCTTCTCGTCATCCGAGACCGCCCTCACCACCGTCAACCGCATCCGGATGGAGGCGCTGGCCCAGGAGGGAAACCGGAGGGCCGAAACCGTTCTCCGCATCACGGACAACCGCTCGAAGATGCTCTCCACCATCCTGATCGGCAACAACATCGTCAATATCTCGGCGACCGCGCTTTCCACCTCGCTGGCAATCCGTCTTTTCGGAAACGCCGCCGTCTCGGCCGCGACCGGAATTCTCACCGTGCTCGTGATCATTTTCGGCGAGATCGCCCCGAAGAATCTCGCTGCCGTCAACGCGGAGCGGCTTTCCCTCTCCTTCGGCGGCGTCATTCTCATTCTGATGCGTCTGCTCACACCGGTGATCTTCGTCGTGGAGAAGATGGCTCGGGGCGTGGTCCGTCTCTTCGGCGTCGATCCGGACGCGAAGCCTTCCATGACCGAGACCGAGCTCCGCGCGCTGGTGAATGCCTCCGAGGAGGACGGCGTCATCGAACGGGATGAAAAGGACATGATCAACAATGTGGTCGATCTGCAGGACACGGTCGCGCGGGAAATTATGATTCCCCGCATCGACATGACGGAGGTTCCCGTCACGGCATCCTACGACGAGCTGATCGATGTCTTCCGAAGGCATCACTTCACCCGGATGCCGGTCTTCGAGGACAAGGCGGAGAACGTGGTCGGCGTCGTCAACGTGAAGGATCTGCTTCTGACCGACCGGGATCATTTCGATATCCGGCGCGTGCTGCTGAAGCCCTACTTCACCTACGAAACCAAGAACATCTCCGATCTGCTCGATGAGATGAGGCTCAATTCGCTGAACCTCGTCATCGTGCTCGACGAATACGGAAACGCTTCCGGCATGATCACCATGGAGGATGTGCTGGAGGAGATCGTCGGCGACATCCACGACGAGTACAGCGACCGGGACGCCGAGGAAATCACCGTCATTCAGGAGGGACGCGAATACTCCTGTCTCGGTTCCGCGGACATCGATGACGTGAACAAAGCTACCGGCCTCGAGATGGAGTCGGAGGACTATGACACGATCGGAGGCTACGTCATCGAGCACTCCGACGACAAGCTTCCCAAGGTGGGCGAGTGCATCGTCCTTGAAGACGGCACCCGGCTCATCGTCGAAGCGGTGCGCAAGAACCGGATCATGCGGGTGCATATTTTTCTGGCGGATCCGGCGCAGCAGGAAACGGCCGATGCCTGA
- a CDS encoding RelA/SpoT family protein, giving the protein MTVGLKKDPHALVRKDEPDLSTPADFTAPSALYEELKKRVLAYHPSDDLSMIEKAYHVAAEAHRDQVRKSGEPYIIHPLCVGIILADLEMDKETIAAGILHDVVEDTPMTVEDIRSAFGDDVALLVDGVTKLGQVDYKVEKVEIQAENLRKMFLAMAKDIRVIIIKLADRLHNMRTLEYMRREKQLEKAGETMDIYAPIAQRLGISKIKVELDDLALRYWKPEVYRDLVAQVDARKTQREEFIHSLVEEVQKAVREAGIEGEVTGRVKHYFSIYKKMVNQDKTLDQIYDLFAVRIIVNTVSDCYASLGLMHELFKPIPGRFKDYIAMPKPNMYQSLHTTVIGNDGTPFEIQIRTFEMHRVAEYGIAAHWKYKEVSNGHAVKGNQEEEKLTWLRQILEWQQDSSDNKEFMSLLKSDLDLFSESVYCFSPQGDVKTLPNGSCTIDFAYAVHSAVGNRMIGARVNGKLVPVDYVLKNGDRVEIITSQNSKGPSRDWLKIVKSTQAKTKINQWFRRELKSDNIERGKDLMAQCAKTKGYALSDVTKPEYQDGVMRKYGFRDWDSVLAAVGHGGLKEGQVMNKLIDLYEKDHRKQQTDAEVMKAAAENKDRLPLVRKKDSKGGIVVKGIHDVAVHFAKCCSPIPGDEIVGYVTRGRGVTIHRTDCVNIINMTDLDRVRLIDAEWQVPEDEKNSGTYAAEINVYASNRTGLLVDVSRIFTERKIDIDQMNVRTNKQGMATMELSFAVHSVNELGELIAQIRAVPDVVDIERKTG; this is encoded by the coding sequence ATGACCGTCGGACTGAAGAAGGATCCGCATGCACTGGTCAGAAAAGACGAGCCGGATCTGAGCACGCCGGCGGATTTTACGGCGCCTTCCGCTCTTTACGAAGAGCTGAAGAAGCGCGTGCTCGCCTATCATCCGTCGGATGATCTGTCCATGATCGAAAAGGCCTATCATGTCGCAGCCGAGGCTCACAGGGATCAGGTGAGAAAGTCGGGCGAGCCTTACATCATTCATCCGCTCTGCGTAGGCATCATTCTCGCGGATCTGGAGATGGACAAGGAAACCATCGCGGCCGGCATTCTTCACGATGTGGTGGAGGATACGCCGATGACCGTGGAGGATATCCGCTCCGCCTTCGGCGACGATGTAGCGCTTCTTGTGGACGGCGTCACCAAGCTGGGTCAGGTGGACTACAAGGTCGAGAAGGTCGAGATTCAGGCAGAGAATCTCCGCAAGATGTTCCTCGCGATGGCGAAGGATATCCGGGTGATCATCATCAAGCTGGCGGACCGTCTTCACAACATGCGGACTCTTGAGTACATGAGACGGGAGAAGCAGCTGGAGAAGGCGGGGGAGACGATGGATATCTACGCGCCGATCGCCCAGCGGCTCGGCATTTCCAAAATCAAAGTCGAGCTGGACGATCTGGCGCTCCGATACTGGAAGCCGGAGGTCTACCGGGATCTTGTCGCCCAGGTGGACGCACGCAAGACCCAGAGAGAGGAATTCATTCACTCGCTGGTGGAGGAGGTCCAGAAGGCTGTCCGGGAAGCGGGCATCGAAGGAGAGGTCACCGGAAGAGTCAAGCATTACTTCTCCATCTACAAGAAGATGGTCAATCAGGACAAGACACTGGACCAGATCTACGATCTTTTTGCGGTCCGGATCATCGTGAATACCGTGAGCGACTGCTACGCCTCTCTGGGACTTATGCACGAGCTTTTCAAACCGATTCCCGGACGGTTCAAGGATTATATCGCGATGCCGAAGCCGAACATGTACCAGTCACTTCATACGACGGTCATCGGGAACGACGGAACGCCCTTCGAGATTCAGATCCGGACTTTCGAGATGCACCGGGTGGCTGAATACGGTATCGCGGCCCACTGGAAATACAAGGAGGTTTCCAACGGGCACGCCGTCAAGGGCAATCAGGAGGAGGAGAAGCTCACGTGGCTCCGCCAGATCCTTGAGTGGCAGCAGGATTCTTCCGATAACAAGGAGTTCATGTCCCTGCTGAAATCCGATCTCGATCTCTTCTCAGAGAGCGTTTACTGCTTCTCGCCGCAGGGAGACGTGAAGACGCTTCCCAACGGGTCCTGCACCATCGATTTCGCCTATGCGGTCCATTCGGCGGTGGGCAACCGCATGATTGGCGCGCGTGTCAACGGCAAGCTTGTGCCGGTGGACTATGTCCTCAAAAACGGCGACCGGGTGGAGATCATCACGTCCCAGAATTCGAAGGGCCCGAGCCGCGACTGGCTGAAGATCGTCAAATCCACGCAGGCCAAGACGAAGATCAACCAGTGGTTCCGGCGGGAATTGAAGTCGGACAATATCGAGCGCGGCAAGGACCTGATGGCCCAGTGCGCGAAGACCAAAGGCTATGCGCTTTCGGACGTCACGAAGCCGGAGTATCAGGACGGCGTGATGCGGAAATACGGCTTCCGCGACTGGGATTCGGTGCTCGCAGCCGTCGGACACGGCGGTCTAAAGGAAGGTCAGGTCATGAACAAGCTGATCGACCTTTACGAGAAGGACCACAGGAAGCAGCAGACGGACGCCGAGGTGATGAAGGCCGCGGCCGAGAACAAGGACCGCCTTCCGCTGGTCAGAAAGAAGGATTCCAAGGGCGGGATCGTCGTCAAGGGAATTCATGATGTCGCCGTGCATTTCGCAAAATGCTGCAGTCCGATTCCGGGCGACGAAATTGTCGGCTACGTCACGCGCGGACGGGGCGTCACGATTCACCGTACGGACTGCGTCAATATCATCAACATGACGGATCTCGACCGGGTCCGCCTCATCGACGCGGAGTGGCAGGTGCCGGAGGACGAGAAGAACAGCGGCACTTATGCCGCGGAAATCAATGTCTACGCGTCCAACCGGACGGGCCTTCTGGTGGATGTATCCCGGATCTTCACGGAGCGGAAGATCGACATCGACCAGATGAACGTGCGGACGAACAAGCAGGGAATGGCCACGATGGAACTGAGCTTTGCGGTTCACTCTGTGAACGAGCTCGGCGAACTGATCGCGCAGATCCGGGCTGTGCCGGATGTGGTCGATATCGAGAGAAAGACAGGCTGA
- a CDS encoding MBL fold metallo-hydrolase, whose protein sequence is MKQALWTGVMRVGPIGTNCYFLKNGKEGDEIVLVDPGDEPEQILEEVRRQKAKVAAVLLTHAHYDHILAVPAVKREWPEAPVMILKDERPMLTDSRLNTSFIQTDVTVTPDRYLSDGDVLTLLEREIRVMASPGHTAGSCCYYVPSDAALFAGDTVFRGSYGRTDLPTGSPEAMADTLEKLLTALPPDTAVYPGHGPGTTIGRERLAEGF, encoded by the coding sequence ATGAAACAGGCACTGTGGACCGGCGTGATGCGCGTCGGCCCGATCGGGACGAACTGCTATTTTCTGAAGAACGGGAAGGAAGGGGACGAGATCGTTCTCGTGGATCCGGGCGACGAGCCGGAGCAGATCCTCGAAGAGGTGAGGAGGCAGAAGGCAAAGGTGGCCGCGGTGCTTCTCACCCATGCTCACTACGATCATATTCTGGCGGTGCCTGCCGTGAAGCGGGAGTGGCCGGAGGCGCCCGTGATGATCCTTAAGGATGAGCGTCCCATGCTCACGGACAGCCGGCTCAACACGTCCTTTATTCAGACGGACGTGACCGTCACGCCGGACCGGTATCTGAGCGACGGGGACGTGCTGACGCTGCTGGAGCGCGAAATTCGTGTCATGGCTTCTCCGGGTCATACCGCCGGCAGCTGCTGCTACTATGTACCGTCCGACGCCGCGCTTTTCGCGGGGGATACCGTCTTCCGGGGAAGCTATGGGCGGACCGATCTGCCGACCGGTTCTCCGGAGGCGATGGCGGATACGCTGGAGAAGCTGCTGACTGCGCTTCCGCCCGATACCGCCGTTTATCCGGGTCACGGACCCGGCACGACCATCGGCCGGGAGCGGCTGGCGGAAGGATTCTGA
- a CDS encoding adenine phosphoribosyltransferase, which produces MIREKVEDYVRTIPDFPQPGIMFRDITSILQDPDGLAMAIDEMQEKLKGVEYDSIAGLESRGFIFGMPIAYNLHKPFIPIRKKGKLPCATVSETYDLEYGQATIEMHRDAVKPGDRVVIVDDLIATGGTVEAAAKLVEQLGGKVVRMVFLMELDGLNGRERLAKYDVESVICYPGK; this is translated from the coding sequence ATGATCAGAGAAAAAGTGGAAGACTATGTGAGAACGATTCCCGACTTTCCGCAGCCGGGCATCATGTTCCGCGATATTACGTCGATCCTGCAGGATCCGGACGGACTGGCGATGGCCATCGACGAGATGCAGGAAAAACTGAAGGGCGTCGAATATGACAGCATCGCCGGTCTTGAGTCCAGAGGCTTCATCTTCGGCATGCCGATTGCCTACAATCTTCACAAGCCCTTCATCCCGATCCGCAAGAAGGGAAAGCTTCCCTGCGCCACTGTCTCCGAGACCTATGATCTTGAATACGGTCAGGCGACCATCGAGATGCACCGGGACGCGGTGAAGCCGGGCGACAGGGTCGTCATTGTCGATGATCTGATCGCCACCGGCGGCACTGTGGAGGCGGCGGCGAAACTCGTGGAGCAGCTCGGAGGCAAGGTGGTCCGGATGGTCTTTCTGATGGAGCTGGACGGACTGAACGGAAGAGAACGGCTGGCGAAGTACGACGTGGAGAGTGTCATCTGCTATCCGGGAAAGTAA
- the recJ gene encoding single-stranded-DNA-specific exonuclease RecJ — translation MEKTRERWTYRKPQEGAAAAAEALGIDPVVAGILLSRGLRTRAEMETFLHGDLSGLRDPFELKDMDRAAAILKRKIASGARIRVIGDYDIDGVMASYILKRGLTELGADADVRIPNRITDGYGLNPSMIGEASEEGIDTIVTCDNGIAALEAVRLAKEKGMTIIVTDHHEVLELPEADAVVDPKRKDDTSSTLQLCGAAVAWKLILALGGDPGMDMLQYAAFATVGDIVDLTGENRIIVKEGLKRLRSTDNPGLIALAEAQGVSLANADTYQIGFVLGPCLNASGRLDTAMRAAQLLEAPDAARAKRLAGELKALNDSRKAMTETGTVQAKRMIEAHGMEDDRILVVFLPEVHESIAGIIAGRIREAYSRPALVLTRAEEGVKGSGRSIESYNMFEGLVKVKDLLLRFGGHPMAAGLTLKEEKVGELRRRLNEDCGLTESDLTPKVLMDAILPVESVSEKLIRDLELLAPFGKANPKPMFGEKYVFCEHPRIFGARHSLLRMRVRSLESPEDADPDRLGFQPSAKGRPLDAICFRNVDALAERIAEDPVLSIVYEPEINEYMGHRRIQLVVTHFQ, via the coding sequence ATGGAAAAGACAAGAGAACGATGGACATACAGAAAGCCGCAGGAGGGCGCGGCAGCAGCAGCGGAGGCTCTCGGGATCGATCCCGTCGTGGCGGGGATTCTCTTAAGCCGGGGACTGAGAACGCGCGCGGAGATGGAGACGTTTCTTCACGGCGATCTTTCCGGTCTGCGCGATCCGTTCGAACTGAAGGACATGGACCGCGCAGCGGCGATTCTGAAACGGAAGATCGCGTCCGGTGCAAGGATCCGCGTGATCGGCGACTATGACATCGACGGCGTGATGGCTTCCTACATATTAAAACGGGGACTTACGGAACTGGGCGCGGACGCTGACGTCAGGATCCCGAACCGGATCACGGACGGCTACGGGCTGAACCCTTCGATGATCGGCGAGGCGTCGGAAGAAGGAATCGATACGATCGTCACCTGCGACAACGGAATCGCCGCGCTGGAGGCGGTTCGTCTCGCGAAGGAGAAGGGGATGACGATCATCGTCACCGACCATCACGAGGTGCTGGAGCTCCCGGAGGCGGACGCGGTGGTGGATCCGAAGCGGAAGGACGATACGTCCTCCACCCTCCAGCTCTGCGGAGCCGCCGTGGCGTGGAAGCTGATCCTCGCCCTCGGCGGGGATCCCGGCATGGATATGCTGCAGTACGCGGCGTTCGCGACGGTGGGGGATATTGTGGACCTCACCGGTGAGAACCGGATCATTGTGAAGGAGGGACTTAAACGACTCCGGAGCACTGACAATCCGGGACTCATCGCACTCGCCGAAGCGCAGGGCGTGTCGCTGGCGAACGCCGACACCTACCAGATCGGCTTTGTGCTCGGTCCCTGCCTCAACGCGAGCGGCCGGCTCGACACGGCGATGCGGGCCGCACAGCTGCTGGAAGCGCCGGATGCGGCCCGCGCGAAGCGTCTGGCGGGCGAGCTGAAGGCGCTCAACGACAGCCGGAAGGCGATGACCGAAACCGGAACCGTTCAGGCGAAGCGGATGATTGAAGCGCATGGGATGGAAGACGACCGGATTCTCGTCGTCTTTCTTCCGGAGGTTCATGAGAGCATCGCCGGCATCATCGCGGGACGGATCCGGGAAGCCTACTCCCGGCCGGCCCTGGTTCTCACAAGGGCGGAGGAGGGCGTGAAGGGCTCCGGCCGCTCCATTGAGAGCTACAATATGTTCGAGGGTCTTGTGAAAGTGAAGGATCTGCTTCTCCGCTTCGGAGGCCATCCGATGGCGGCCGGGCTGACGCTGAAGGAGGAGAAGGTCGGAGAACTGAGACGGCGTCTGAACGAGGACTGCGGCCTGACGGAGAGTGACCTTACGCCGAAGGTGCTGATGGACGCCATTCTGCCAGTCGAGTCCGTCAGCGAAAAGCTGATCCGGGATCTGGAGCTCCTCGCGCCATTCGGAAAGGCGAACCCGAAGCCGATGTTCGGAGAGAAGTACGTCTTCTGCGAGCATCCCCGGATTTTCGGCGCGCGCCACTCCCTTCTCCGGATGCGGGTGCGCTCTCTTGAGTCCCCTGAGGACGCGGATCCGGACCGCCTCGGATTCCAGCCTTCCGCCAAGGGACGTCCGCTGGATGCGATCTGCTTCCGGAATGTCGATGCGCTTGCGGAGCGGATCGCGGAGGATCCGGTGCTCTCGATTGTCTATGAACCGGAGATCAACGAGTATATGGGACATCGAAGGATTCAGCTGGTCGTCACGCACTTTCAGTAA
- the secD gene encoding protein translocase subunit SecD: protein MKKRNGIITFIALVVVTVLAVYTAIAGWGPTGTGAMRNIHTGLDLSGGVSITYEADEDNPSSTDMDDTVLKMQKRVDQYSTEANVYREGANRITVEIPGVSDATKILKDLGTPGSLYFIAQTDPDGNQNYSYDSTTGGYKLNNKTIKELEKDGSIVCEGSDVADAQGGVQQNSTTKNNEYVVELSFTKDGTKKFADATTKAYAAGESIGIYYDGSFVSVPKVNAAITNGKAVIEGMSTIDEAKELASYIRIGGLKVTLNEIRSNVVGAQLGQEAIHTSLIGGAVGLLLVMIIMTVAYLLPGLIASFALVLYTALMLILLNAFDLTLTLPGIAGIILSIGMAVDANVIIFSRLQEEMTAGTSLHGAIQAAFHKAMSAILDGNITTLIAAAVLGVLGTGSIKGFAMTLALGVALSMFTALIITRLIVNSVYAFGSRSEKLWARRKKETHIRFVKNWLKYLTVALCIVAVGAGCMIYHHAKGQRALNYSLEFLGGTSTTVAFNDNLSLRELDSQVKPVVMKVTGDANVSMQKVVGSNEVIIKTRTLNADEREALDQSLADAFKVDATSIKAESISATVGKEMRRNAITAVIIAVILMLLYIFIRFKDIRFATSSVLALCHDVTITLMAYAILRVSVGNSFIAVMLTILGYSINSTIVIFDRIRETLPSLPKDGDLEELVDKAVNVTLTRSIFTNLTTFSSILVLYLMGVSSIKEFTLPMMVGILAGACSSVFLTGPLWFWMRTHFGRDAKAYRAMREKAAMKAARAAENAGPASEEGGALPENAVRSAGNPNVIRKKKRKKSGQS from the coding sequence ATGAAAAAGAGAAACGGCATCATCACATTCATTGCGCTGGTTGTCGTGACGGTTCTCGCGGTCTACACAGCCATCGCAGGCTGGGGCCCGACCGGCACCGGCGCTATGCGGAACATCCATACCGGCCTCGATCTGTCGGGCGGCGTCTCGATCACGTACGAGGCGGACGAGGACAATCCGTCATCCACCGATATGGACGACACGGTCCTCAAGATGCAGAAGCGTGTCGATCAGTATTCCACCGAGGCCAACGTCTACCGCGAGGGGGCTAACCGGATCACCGTGGAGATCCCGGGCGTCTCGGACGCGACGAAGATTCTGAAGGATCTCGGCACGCCGGGATCACTGTACTTCATCGCTCAGACGGACCCGGACGGAAACCAGAACTATTCCTACGACAGCACGACCGGCGGGTATAAGCTGAACAACAAGACGATCAAGGAGCTGGAGAAGGACGGATCCATTGTCTGCGAGGGATCGGACGTGGCGGACGCCCAGGGCGGTGTGCAGCAGAATTCGACAACCAAGAACAATGAGTATGTGGTTGAGCTCAGCTTCACGAAGGACGGCACGAAGAAGTTCGCTGACGCGACGACGAAGGCATACGCGGCCGGGGAGTCCATCGGCATCTACTATGACGGCTCCTTCGTCTCGGTGCCGAAGGTCAATGCCGCCATCACAAACGGCAAGGCCGTCATCGAGGGCATGAGTACGATCGATGAGGCCAAGGAGCTTGCCTCCTACATCCGAATCGGCGGACTGAAGGTGACGCTGAACGAGATCCGGTCCAACGTGGTCGGCGCCCAGCTGGGACAGGAGGCGATTCACACCTCGCTGATCGGCGGTGCTGTCGGACTTCTGCTGGTCATGATCATCATGACCGTCGCGTACCTGCTTCCGGGTCTGATCGCTTCGTTCGCGCTGGTGCTCTACACGGCGCTGATGCTGATCCTGCTCAACGCCTTTGACCTTACGCTGACGCTGCCCGGTATCGCCGGCATCATTCTTTCGATCGGTATGGCGGTGGACGCCAACGTCATCATCTTCTCCCGTCTGCAGGAGGAAATGACGGCGGGCACGTCGCTGCACGGGGCGATCCAAGCGGCCTTTCACAAGGCGATGAGCGCGATTCTCGACGGCAACATCACGACGCTGATCGCCGCCGCTGTGCTGGGGGTTCTCGGGACAGGCTCGATCAAGGGCTTTGCGATGACGCTGGCGCTGGGCGTCGCGCTGTCGATGTTCACGGCGCTCATCATCACGAGACTGATCGTGAACTCCGTGTATGCCTTCGGCTCCCGCAGCGAGAAGCTGTGGGCGAGACGGAAGAAGGAAACGCATATCCGGTTCGTGAAGAACTGGCTGAAGTATCTGACGGTGGCGCTCTGCATCGTCGCAGTCGGCGCCGGCTGTATGATCTATCATCATGCGAAGGGACAGCGGGCTCTCAACTATTCGCTGGAGTTCCTCGGCGGCACCTCGACGACGGTTGCCTTTAACGACAATCTGTCTCTCAGGGAGCTGGACAGTCAGGTGAAGCCGGTGGTGATGAAGGTGACCGGCGACGCAAACGTCTCGATGCAGAAGGTAGTCGGGTCCAATGAGGTCATCATCAAGACGAGAACGCTGAACGCGGACGAGCGGGAGGCGCTGGACCAGAGTCTGGCCGACGCATTCAAGGTTGACGCGACGAGCATCAAGGCGGAGTCCATCTCGGCGACCGTCGGCAAGGAGATGCGGAGAAACGCCATCACAGCCGTGATCATCGCGGTCATCCTGATGCTCCTGTATATCTTCATCCGCTTCAAGGACATTCGCTTCGCGACTTCCTCCGTGCTGGCGCTCTGCCATGACGTGACGATCACGTTGATGGCCTACGCCATCCTCCGTGTTTCGGTGGGCAATTCCTTCATCGCGGTCATGCTGACGATCCTCGGCTATTCCATCAACTCGACGATCGTCATCTTCGACCGGATCCGTGAGACGCTTCCGTCGCTGCCGAAGGACGGTGATCTGGAGGAACTGGTGGATAAGGCGGTCAACGTCACGCTGACCCGGAGCATCTTCACCAACCTGACGACGTTCTCCTCCATCCTCGTCCTCTATCTGATGGGCGTCTCTTCCATCAAGGAGTTCACGCTTCCGATGATGGTAGGTATCCTCGCCGGCGCCTGCTCCTCGGTCTTCCTGACCGGGCCGCTCTGGTTCTGGATGCGGACGCATTTCGGCCGGGATGCGAAGGCATACCGGGCGATGCGCGAGAAGGCGGCCATGAAGGCGGCACGCGCAGCCGAAAACGCCGGACCGGCTTCCGAAGAAGGAGGAGCCCTCCCGGAGAACGCGGTGCGCAGCGCCGGCAACCCGAACGTGATCCGCAAGAAGAAGAGAAAAAAGTCCGGACAATCATGA